TTGGAATTTACACCTGAACAGCAGGAGCGCTTATTACTACTTTTGCAATTAGAAGCCGAATCAGAACAAGAACTTCAAGAGCTACAACAACGATTAGACAAAGTACGGGAGGAGCAGGCTCAGGTACAGCGGGAACTACAAGAACTTGAAAATGAGCGACTGCAACCTCCTGAGTTGTCTGATTGTCAGCCGCAAGCCGAACAGCTATCGGAATGAATCGCTTATTCCCCTTTGAACATCGCTTTCATCCGACGCCCTTTCGGCTCATTGCCAGACCAGAATTCAGCTTCCATTTCCTTGCAGCGACTCCATAGGTCAGGCGGAGTTTTATGGATCAAATGGGTGTAACGTCGTAGGTTGTCCCATGTCTTATGACCACTTCTGATTGCCACTTCCGGAATACTCATTTTCTGTTCAAACAATCGGGAGATGCCGTCATGCCGGAACGAGTGAAAGCGCAACTCTGGAAAATACAATTCTCGGGTTCGGGTAGAGAACACCGTTGAAATCGTATTCGGAGCAAGGGGCGTATTCAAACACCCTCGGCGCACCCTGAAACCGGAGCGACAGCCTTGCCCAGCGCACCAGCCCACGAGTGGACAACGTAACACTGAGCTGTGACCTTCCCCTCTTCCATTTGTATTACCAGTGAACAGACGACGAACCTCGTTAGCGAGCTTCACCATCTTTTCCCTGACGATGGTTGAAAGGTCTGGCACCACCTGGTCCAGAATCATTATCTCAGTGAACTCATCGGGGTAGTCCACTTCGATACAACGGAAGCGGTCTAACCAGGCCAGTGACTGTCGCAGCACACCCTGATACAAACCACTGCCATCACCCGCCCCGGCACTGTTACCCGTGGCAACAAACCGAAATCTTGGATGCACCGGAATGATTTCTCCGCCGTTCTGCGCCAATACGAGAGGCGCACCATCCAGCAGATCGTACAATCCGGTAAGCTCTGCGGGATCGGCCACATCCATTTCATCCATGATGAGGATATGACCTTCCTTAACCGCAGTGCTCAATGCTCCGTACTGAAAAGGCGTTGCACCCTTATCAAGAACTTTCTGACCCAGAAGATCATCCAGTTCCATTCTTCCGTGAACAGGGACCATCTGTGTAGGCCAGTGCAACCTTGAAGCCGCCTGCATCACCAGACTGGTTTTGCCGCAACCTGTCGGCCCTGTCAGGCACAAGCCGTCGCCTTCAGGGTTATCGAGAAACGCCAGCAACTTCCGCAGCCGGTCTCTGTCAAATAGATAAGGCTGAACAGCTGGTACTGCCGGATGCACGCACGCCTGAAAACCTTCGAGAAGGATCAGTTGATTCGTATCCAGGTCAAAGGTTTCATTCAGTTCATAAAAAGCAGGCTGTAAAGCCGCTGGCATAGCCTGAACCCCAGTTTCCATCGTTAATTTCCTGCCACTTCGTAAAATAAAAAAAGGGCAGGAACCCTCCTTCCAAACCAGTTTGATAAACCGTTCATCCTTTATCCGTCTGCGTAAGATGTTAATCAGCACATGATGGTCAACGTTATCGAAGAATCGTTTAATGTCACCTTCAATAATCCATTTAACACTTTTCCAGTGATTGTTGACCTGTTCCAAGGCTGAATGAAAGCTCTTTGCAGGGCGGTATCCGTGGCTGTAGTCGCTGAAGACGGTTCATAGATTGCCTCAAGGATCATTCTCATGGCTTCCTGAACGACCTTTTCTGGCGGTGGCGCTATGCCCAGCTTACGGAATTTGCCGTTTTTCTTTGGAATCGGCTGAACTCTGACAGGGGAGAATTGAAAACTCTCAGCCTCAAGTTCCTGAATGACCTTCCTGATCACCTTCAGGGAATACCCGTCAAGCGTTCTGTTGTCTGTGCCTTTTGTCATGTTGCCGGCTTTGCTCTTGATGTTTTCATAAGCAGTAATCAGTACCGCTTCATCACTAAGCAGCCGATAGAGACACCGGTTCACATGGTTTTTCTGACCATAATTTTCCTCTGCAAGTAACTGAATTTGAGCCAATCCATCGGTTGTCGTGTAGACGGCTTCCATTGTGACTGTCTCTCCTACAGTTGATTAATACCTGCGACCCTTCGCCCTGTCCTGACCGTTACATCAGGCATTTGACTACTACGACCGCTCCGTTACCTTAGGAATTACTTCCCTTAGGCAATCCCGCAGTTACGTGTTCTTCGTTCCTG
Above is a genomic segment from Endozoicomonas euniceicola containing:
- a CDS encoding AAA family ATPase translates to METGVQAMPAALQPAFYELNETFDLDTNQLILLEGFQACVHPAVPAVQPYLFDRDRLRKLLAFLDNPEGDGLCLTGPTGCGKTSLVMQAASRLHWPTQMVPVHGRMELDDLLGQKVLDKGATPFQYGALSTAVKEGHILIMDEMDVADPAELTGLYDLLDGAPLVLAQNGGEIIPVHPRFRFVATGNSAGAGDGSGLYQGVLRQSLAWLDRFRCIEVDYPDEFTEIMILDQVVPDLSTIVREKMVKLANEVRRLFTGNTNGRGEGHSSVLRCPLVGWCAGQGCRSGFRVRRGCLNTPLAPNTISTVFSTRTRELYFPELRFHSFRHDGISRLFEQKMSIPEVAIRSGHKTWDNLRRYTHLIHKTPPDLWSRCKEMEAEFWSGNEPKGRRMKAMFKGE
- a CDS encoding reverse transcriptase family protein; amino-acid sequence: MEAVYTTTDGLAQIQLLAEENYGQKNHVNRCLYRLLSDEAVLITAYENIKSKAGNMTKGTDNRTLDGYSLKVIRKVIQELEAESFQFSPVRVQPIPKKNGKFRKLGIAPPPEKVVQEAMRMILEAIYEPSSATTATDTALQRAFIQPWNRSTITGKVLNGLLKVTLNDSSITLTIMC